A genomic window from Triticum urartu cultivar G1812 chromosome 7, Tu2.1, whole genome shotgun sequence includes:
- the LOC125518174 gene encoding probable prefoldin subunit 2, whose translation MVSRAGGEPTNEQVVANTYANMGTEMNQLYTKITELEMEVSEHSLVLGAIEPLDPMRRCYRMIGGVLVERTIKEVLPAVHRNKEGLEEVVARMKEALEMKKKEMTEFELKYKIRNRKGGESGAEEGSMKEASAQRVLVGPAGQYSRTTGQKGDFCIVVYQRQIAMYQPD comes from the coding sequence ATGGTAAGCAGGGCAGGGGGCGAACCCACAAACGAGCAAGTGGTTGCAAACACTTATGCAAACATGGGCACTGAAATGAACCAGCTCTACACCAAGATCACGGAGCTGGAAATGGAAGTCAGTGAGCACTCTCTTGTGCTTGGCGCCATAGAGCCCCTGGACCCCATGAGGCGGTGCTACAGAATGATTGGTGGAGTCTTGGTTGAAAGGACCATCAAGGAAGTGCTGCCCGCGGTGCACCGGAACAAGGAGGGCCTTGAAGAGGTGGTGGCTCGCATGAAGGAGGCTCTGGAGATGAAGAAGAAAGAGATGACCGAGTTTGAGCTCAAGTACAAGATCAGGAACCGGAAGGGGGGCGAAAGCGGTGCCGAGGAAGGCAGCATGAAGGAAGCCTCTGCTCAGCGTGTTCTTGTTGGCCCTGCAGGCCAGTACAGCAGAACGACGGGACAAAAAGGAGACTTTTGCATAGTTGTTTATCAAAGGCAGATTGCTATGTACCAACCTGACTGA